The DNA window tttcggcccaataaatacagaaagggccgaggttcttccttccttgctgctagaggaaggggaagaggtaaacgatcaccagccttgttaggctcccaggagcagaagtcctcccaggcttctgccaattccaccgcatgacgttggggctcctatgcggtggaattggcatgtctcgaactcttcagtcagttttgggttcgctcggacctagacccatggattttacaaatagtatcccaagggtacaagctggagttttaagATGTTTCccttcgccgttttttcaaatcggccttaccagcttctcttccggacagggtggtagtttgcgacgcaatacaaaagttgtgtcaaaatcaagttatcgtcatggttccccagtcacaacagggagaaggtgtttattcgagcctgtttgtggtcccgaagccggacggctcggtcagaccaatcctaaacctgaaatccctaaatttctacctaaagaaattcgaattcaagatggagtctctcggagcagtgatctccagtctggatgaaggggattttatgatgtcggtggacataaaggatgcctacttacatgttcccatttatcctccgcatcaggcttacctgaggtttgcaattcaggattgtcattaccaatttcaaacgttgccgtttggtctgtccacggctccgaggattttcaccaaagtgatggcggagatgatggttctccttcgcaagcaaggacccatacttggacgatctcctgataaaggcgagatccagggaccagttggtgcaaaacgttgcactctccctgacggttcttcagcaacatggttggcccttaaacttgccaaaatcacagttgattccgacgacgcggttgtcgtttttggaatgatattggacacagaactacagagagtctttcttccagtggacaaggctctggaacttcagagtctgggcaaacaaattctgaaaccagcaagagtgtcaatccatcaatgcatttggttgctggggaagatggatggttgtggcctacgaggccattcagtttggcaggttccatgccagagtgttccagtgggacctgttgggcaaGTGTTCcaggtcccacctacacatacaccggaggataatcctgtcttccaagaccagggtatcaatcctgtgatggctgcacagctctcacctcatagaggggcgcaggtttgggatacaggactggatcctgctgaccacggatgcaatcctccgaggctgggggggcagtcacaatgggagaaaacttccaaggaagatggtcaagtcaggaaacttgtttccacataagtgttctggagttgagggccatttacaacggccttctgcaagcggaacatcttcgagatctacctgtactgatccagtcggacaatgtaacagcagtagcgtacataaaccattagggcggaacgaaaatcagagcggcaatggcagaagccacaaggattttccgctgggcggaaaagcatacaagccctctgtcagcgatcttcattccagcagtggacaactgggaagcagacttcctcagcagacacgatctccatccaggaaagtggggcctccaccaggaagtcttcgcagaggtgacaagtcgttggggagttcctcaagtagacatgagggcatcttgtctcaacaagaagcttcagagatattgtttcaggtcaagggaccctcaagcaattgcagtggatgcactggtgacaccatgggtgtttcagtcggtgtatgtattacctccacttcctctcattccaaaggttctaaagatcataagaagaacaaagatccgggcgatcctcattgtcccagattggccaaggagggcttgatatccagatcttcaggaattactcataggagatccctggcctcttcctctgcgcgaggacctgttacaacaggggccgtgcgtgtatcaggacttaccacagctacgtttgacggcatggcggttgtgcgCAAAATCATAGACCGTaagtgtattcccagtgaagtcattcccacaattattcaggccagaaaagaggtaacgtctaaactttaccaccgtatttggaaaaaatatgtttcttggtgtgaatccaagggggctcctacggaagagtttcggctaggacgttttctccattttctacaagcaggtgtggatgcgggcctaaaattgggctcaattaaggtacagatttcgaccttatcggttttctttcagaaacaattggcctcccgtcCAGAaggtcagactttcgtgaaaggcgtgttgcacatccaaccttcatttgtgcctccagttgcaccatgggatcttaatgtggtcttgcagttccttcaatcacattggtttgaacctttacggacgatggagttgaaattcctcacctggaaagtggtcatcgctgttggccttggcatctgcaaggcgggtgtctgagttagcggccttgtctcacaagagcccttatttgatcttccatgaagatagagctgaattgaagacacctcaacaatttctaccgaaggtggtttcctctttccacatgaaacaacctattgtggtgcctgtggctactgacgccttcgctgagtcaaaatctctggatgtggttagagctttgaagatttatagctccagaacggctcagattaggaaaacagaggctctgtttgtcctgtatgctcccagcaagattgggtgtcctgcttccaagcagatcattgcacgctggatctgtaacacgattcagcatgctcagtccactgctggattgccgttaccggaatctgtgaaggcccattctactagaaaaatgggctcatcctgggcggctgcccggggggtctcggcattgcaactttcccgagcagctacttggttggggtcaaacacattagCAAAGTTCTACAGTTTGACACCTCGGccaatgaagaccttaagtttggtcagtcggtgctgcagagtcatccgcactctcccttccgttctagagctttggtataaccccgtggttctatgatgaccccagcatcctctaggacgtatgagaaaataggattttaatacctactggtaaatccttttctcttagtccgtaggggatgctgggcgcccgtcccagtgcgtactgtatctgcagttattagttgtggttacacacacgttgtgttacgttattgtcagcatgttgctgcaattgttcatgccgttggctggtgttctgttgaatgccacgttctgcggcattcttgaggtgtgagctggtaagaatctcaccttagtttaacaataattcctttcctcgaaatgtccgtctccctgggcacagttcctataactggagtctggaggaggggctaagagggaggagccagttcacaccctttcaaagtcttgaagtgcccatgtctcctgcggatcccgtctataccccatggttttatgatgaccccagcatcctctacggactaagagaaaaggatttaccggtaggtattaaaatcctattttctgtaacatctacaagggatattggggactttgtacgatggggtccaaaggagccggtgtactttagatttcttccactgggtgtgctttcttcctcccctctatgccccctcctgcagccagtTTAGAAcagtgtgccctcaggagaggatgccactctggagctccagagaatttttCCTCCGTTTATTTTAAACGTTGTTATTGTCagtatactgtttgggcaacagtataacagtatactgagggagttgggggagtgggggcggttaccggtctcttcaggcgtccgagccgcttccccgctgcaggaccaccatactgagaggttgttggtaccgcagggcattgtGCATTAGCAGCACGTCGCACACCCCCTAACAATGCcgggaggtgagaagagtggtgagtacaaaccgggggccccgctagggaggTCCCCCGGCTCTTGCTGCAGCGCGATCACAGGAGCGGCATACAGGCGCTGTACggagggatccgctatagccccctgtgtacactggcagcggtggtggaAACAGGCATTCATGTTACATTTTACACCTGTTAGGGGACATTTGTCAGTATAAATGTATAGCTCtgccgccattacagggggcggagcttccttagagcgggaccagtggcgttttggcaccttcctctgcttacagctacagcagcaaggacacacagctcctgcagacactcaggatacacaggaaactggttcaggggtgtaaataagggggagagacgctattatacacactatagtgtcctgaaaaggctgtgggtaagggtggttagggttaggctgtgggtaaggggggttagggttaggcactgctggggggaggttaggttgtgggtaagggaggttagggttaggctgtgggtaagggaggttagggttaggctgtgagtgggagggttaggtgtcggcagtgctggggggagattagggttaggctgtgggtaaggggggttaggtttaggcactgctggggggaggttagggttaggctgtgggtaagggggcttaggtttaggcactgctggggggaggttagggttaggctgtgggtaaggggggttaggtttaggcactgctggggggaggttggggttaggctgtgggtaagggaggttaggtttaggcactgctggggggaggttagggttaggctgtgggtaagggggggggggttaggcactgctggggggaggttagggttaggctgtgggtaaggggggggttaggcactgctggggggaggttaggattaggctgtgggtaagggggttaggtttaggcactgctggggggaggttagggttaggctgtgggtaaggggggttaggtttaggcactgctggggggaggttggggttaggctgtgggtaagggaggttaggtttaggcactgctggggggaggttagggttaggctgtgggtaaggggggggggttaggcactgctggggggaggttagggttaggctgtgggtaaggggggggttaggcactgctggggggaggttaggattaggctgtgggtaagggggttaggtttaggcactgctggggggaggttagggttaggcttgggggtaaggggggttaggtttaggctgtgggtaaggggggttaggcactgctggggggaggacaCCACCCAAGTTCAGCCACCCGCTCTTAGGCTACTTACCCTACCCCACACCACTTGCGCTGTCACTGGCGCTCacctcccgcccgcagcacagcgtagagcagccgtagagccgtcttcattctctgcccggcccccgtgtgaatccacggctgcatgtgaccaggagggggaggCACCGCCAGAGGACTGGTAGTGGTAATGCTCCACCTCATCTTTACAGGCAGGAAGAGCAGTCATTTGAGAGCCAggaattggctgcagcggagcgcgtcctcgGGGACCCACACGTTTTTGAAGAGGCTGTGATCcacaggtggaacgcacgctgctgtAGCTGGAACGCACCCACTTCCGCCAATGCGTGTCATTTCCTGTCAGCTGGTCCCGCTGTGGAAAGCACAAGGCGGAAGTGGTGTAGACGTGACCCGCACAATGCAGACATGATAATCATGCAGGTTGGGACATATATACCCACACAGCGATATTTACATTTTACACCCACACTGGGAGCCATATTTAGATATTTTACTTTAAGACCATATAATATACTAATTTAACCAGAAACCgctttagggtggtcattccgagttggtcgctcgctagcagttcttagcagcgatgcaaacgctatgccacctcccactgggagtgtattttatctttgcagaagtgcgaacgaagggatcgcagagcggctacgaagttgttttttttgtgcagttttagagtagctcaaaacctactcagcgcttgcgatcacttcagactgttcagttccaattttgacgtcacaaacacgccctgcgtttgcctagccacgcctgcgtttttcctggcacgcctgcgttttttcaaacactccctgaatacggtcagatgacacccaaaaacgccctcttcctgtctatcactctgcggccagcagtgcgacttaaaagcttcgctagaccctatttgaaactacatagtttgttgtaatagtacgtcacgcgttcgcattgcgccgcatacgtatgcgcacaactgccttttttttctcctcattgctgcacagtgaacgaatgcagctagcgaacaactcggaatgaccacctatatgtagtAAATCATGTTGCGAAGGCTGAACTGGCATAAGCAGCTCCACACTGCCACTCAAACATAAGGTGTAAATTATACATAAAAACAAATTAATAAACAAGAGAAACACAACatacaaatacaaacatatacAACTATGCAAAAAAATATATACGCATTGGGCTGGAACAATGGGTGTACCATGGAAGATGACCCCAATAGACTCGAATCCCCGAAccagaaaaaaatcacaaaaaaatatttaaaggatTCTGTTCATTTAGTCACTTTGGTAGTAGTGCCCCAAGAAAATGAATCCAGTAGCCTTCAGGCTCAGTGTATTTAAGCAAcaatgtgtatagtgtatttgaattgtatttaTAGTGAAATGCACtatgttgtgtgtcccaggaggggggaatccattactgtgcaggctgttggattcccTCAGTACTTTTCCCCCAAAATGGAATAACTTCCTCTCTAGCCTCCTACATGGAAGTATCATGGggtgagagagaagcagctcagctttaaaacaaactgagtggttttctggagctccatagggatcacccttCGTTGGCAGGAAACCCTGACTGGGgctctaggctgcccatctctggagcccaagtttaggctggagatggtgagctgggtacccgggcagattcctggaagtagtttagatgggaaaacttcccccagcctagactgagcgtcaccaAGGCGGATACCAACCCTCCAgaatgggacggtcaaaggagagtgactactccccaccgtccatagaggacaatgataGCTCTGCATGTGGCCCaggcatgcacatcacatgggtaaacaatgattggttgagaacagcacggtggacttaccccctgtggtatgtgtattggagtaagataaaaagaggaggcctgtgagcctctagaggtattataccattttcactctgctgtaaacctcttgctgtattgctgttgtccctagcaatagggaagagtctcttttaagactgggtgaataaacatcTTCCTCATGATGACAGCTTCATCCTGTAACCTGCAGTGCTATGCCAAACATAGTTCCATTTTCCGGCTGTCCGGGGTGCattcagcgcagtgggtggagtcagtaatgggcggttactgacagtaagtgggaatccccATAATTGGCCAGATCTAAACATACATTCTGTGACTGGAGCGGGGGCGCAAGGcagggtgagggctttcgtacatgtggcatagcggtgggataatcctaggtggcttttcggtcacctgattggagaagccaagtTAGGAGAGGATTAACtgtagcgcaggagaacgcacaagatggcagacttcagcggaatgtctaaggacgattggtagatcgtgtatcaggagatgggtgtggatatccctttcaacgagtCCAGAAGTGTCATGATGGCGGCActcgtgagcttggaggagtcccgcgaGGCGGCGGTAGAGAGTGCTAAGGGCGTTGGCATCGAAGATAGCTGCCTACCAGTGGACCTTTGTACcgaaccggtgagatccacaagccccaccctctctactagcagcagccatgtttcatacctagcaggACTGGAGGTCCAACAtcctggggatggggggggggaggcgacatggataccttagcagatcggctagtggaattcggagaaagggcaacggagcaagagtgcttgatcatcacctcactttccaatatcactgccgggctccggtgactgtgcgcagccagttctgtccccagcagtagtggaagagccagtgctcccacctgaggcaaaagcaCCTCCAAGTCAGGTCGCCGGAgcatgcaggaaagactgggcacacttagccccagaatacagcccgtggcttcagctgcgtcacttggctgcagcagtgaacggtgcccggagtgagcggctttagggcagtaggagactcaatagattgggtcttggtcccagagctatcaggtagggtagataagaaaatCACTTAGTaatgagagctccagaaagcacgtctggatggaccacgcccctcttatttattattttatatactaacaggggtgacaggtgtggtatatCCCTGCAAAGGCGGATCCAGTCTCTCTCATTAAACTCtgatgtcttccctgcactctgactcagatgttcactgctgccagtagcacacgtatgagaagcagaagtatggaggcagctgtatagatcctgatatgtaattctctgtatcatacttactgtacacacatcatccttattactattgtgaatatagaggtaagacactgatgatgggggtgtaagagtggattttaacctagcagatgatgatgattgcagtgtattatatggtgtattgcatgtaaagtaccttgtttcacacctactctactgtagcaatataccttatataagggtgagtaacacatgtacaggcttaccagcgtatgagcacacgcttaaaggaatgctaccttaccaatgcttccaggagtaacgttaggagacattattataaagccttcattaaaagatattttattatatacacacatttacaattaagtgtcccagacagtcgtcttctattgtttacaatattaatattgttacagaaaatttcacatttccacaatgtattttatttccagcagatggacacacaagcaggaatatctcagaaggacatctaatgttatccccggattgtgaaataaaagataatgacagcatACAGGAttttccaggagataaccccattaccccaattatacatccagctcgatcagctgatccctctgatcatgggaaatgttctcctgatcactctaatgttggagcatctgttacagctctgagagtagatacagtgtttccctgttctatagatgccaaatgttttacacagaacacaaagcttattacccatcagccagctaaggcaggtgagaagccatttccatgttctgagtgtggaaaatgttttacatacaaatcagctcttgttacacatcagagaagacacacaggtgagaagccatttccatgtgctgagtgcgggaaatgttttacccggaaatcacaacttgttacacatcagcgaagtcacacaggtgagaggccatttccatgttctgagtgtgggaaatgttttacatacaaatcagctcttgttacacatcagagaagacacacaggtgagaagccatttccatgtgctgagtgcgggaaatgttttacccggaaatcccaacttgttacacatcagcgaagtcacacaggtgagaggccatttccatgttctgagtgtgggaaatgttttacatacaaatcaactcttgatgcacataagagaaatcacacaggtacatcaccatttccatgttctgagtgtgggaaatattttgcatgtaaatcacaacttgttgcacatcagagaagtcacacaggtgagaaaccatttccatgttctgagtgtgggaaatgttttgtatggaaatcacaacttgttatacatcagcgaagtcacacaggtgagaagccatttccatgttctgactgtggaaaatgttttgcacggaaatcagttcttgttacacatcagagaagtcacacaggtgagaatctatttccatgttctgagtgtgggaaatgttttgtatggaaatcacaacttgttacacatcagcgaagtcacacaggtgagaatctatttccatgttctgagtgtgggaaatgttatgcacagaaatcagatctggttagtcataaccgaagtcacacaggtgagaatccaatttcttgctctgagtgtgggaaatgttttacccggcaatcacaacttgttagacatcagcgaagtcacacaggtgagaggccatttccatgtcctgagtgtgggaaatgttttgcacacaaatcagatcttgtttttcatcagagaaatcacacaggtgagaagccattttcttgctctgagtgcgcgaAATGTTATactcagaaatcacaacttgttagacatcagagaagtcacacaggtgagaatccaattacttgctctgagtgtgggaaatgttttacatggaaatcacaacttgttaaacatcagagaagtcacacaggtgagcagccgtttccatgttctgagtgtgggaaatgttttgcacataaatcatatcttattaaacatcagagaactcacacaggtgagaagccattttcttgctctgagtgtgggaaatgttttacacaaaaatcacatcttgttagacatcagcgaagtcacacaggtgagaagccatttccatgtgctgagtgtgggaaatgttttacacggaaattacaacttgttacacaccagagaagacacacaggtgagaagccattttaatcttctggagtatacttatcattgccatgcgatgttcttcaaggttcttatcctacctCCTGTGCTTTtttcaatatacatgctaccactgggtataataatcagatgtcatgccatcatctaccactgctatgcagatctgTCTTTTGCTCCGCGTACTgaaaacccagtaccaatcctaaatgtctagctgagctccaggtgtgggtgatgccagttggctgtgactcagtcctggtgaaacaggttcttatggtagaagctcaccatcaaagggcagggctacagctcagcttcgtAAACCAGACttatgcttgggggttcagagttacaaaatgctgatcctgtgcggaatattggtgtcctggatggtggagtgacacttagacatcaggtatcagccacaatcagatcctcatctgaggaacatagccagactccagcacttatttccctcagaagatctacctacagtcatacatgcacttgtatcatcacacatagactactgcaatgtcctctacctgggtctcccagcaaaagaattacaccgcttgtagcttgtacagaatgcagcagccaggctgttgcctaaccagcccgttcctgccacataacacccattctctgctcccttcaccggatgcctgtaagatggtgactctggccCTAATTCAGGTTAGATTGCAGTGTGTGATCCAAACGGAATTATTCAGTAAAAGTTGCGGGCGCATCCACCCGCGTTTTCTGCGGAtgggccacagaaaatgcgattgcctgtcaggcagaggcagtcactggggtgGCAGGGaatgctctgtttccagggaggagacggatcaGTGTGGGGGCAGTGTGGCACGAACGGAGGGCAGAGGAGGACAAATGGGCATGATCACGGTGGCTTTGTGACATCAGATGCAGCCGCCGTGATTGAGGAGaatgcggcgggcctcctgcggcagcatgaggcttcactaatttctacgatgaagcagaaattgtgaggcaattgcaatttctgcttcatcaaggggggaggcggtggtcagcatgctgggtggccttgccctgcgatgggtggcccctagCGTGCAAGGAAAAGTATTGCAAATTTGActaattagcagcatctgcaatccttactgaattaggccctctattaaataatttactgactcccagccttgcatgaccctggtaccagaagcagcttctcccTCCGTACTGCCCGGgtttcttccatctgttgatgaaggactgttagcagtaccatagactcccaagcagtgcttagatgtcaggggagacggtgggtggcagtagtgcagtagcgggggctgctggaggcagtgtgtaagtgggtaatgttcccaagcagcgctgaggagggagacagggcagggggcagtagTGGGAGGTGCTTGACACATTGTCTATGTGGGTAAACATCACCAAGCAGGGCTGAGGTGTCAAAGTGGAAAGACAGGGCAGGtggtagtagtggggggagacacggggtggatagcagtagtggggggagacgggtaGCAGTGGTGGGGGAGACGGGGTAGGTGGCAGTAGGTGGGGAAAcaaggtgggtagcagtagtggggagacagggcggtggcagtagtgggtgggAGACAGGGCGAGTGGCCGCAGtgtagtaccaggggctgctggagacagtaaagaggtgtatgtgttccgcacagaatcagttgatagacttaatgattattattctttctaattaatcccttgtatgtgttactgttatttgctgtcagcctttatgtgtgttctgtgtaataatcctgaaagtagtgctgctaccgatctcatcatttgtagtgtaaagagacagggtgggtggcagtactgGAAGAAGACAGCTGGGGGCAGTAGGGGGAGATAGGGTGGTGGCAATAGTGGGGGACAGGGTgggaggcagtagtggggggaggcagggtgggtggcagtagtggggggagacagggtgggtggcagtaggaaggagacagggcggtggcagtagtgggggaaagaggttggggggacagggtgggaggcagtagtgggcggagacagggtgggtggcaggagTGCGGGTAGACAGGGCAGGTGACAGTAGTtggaggagacagggcagtggcagtagtgggggggagacagggcggatggcagtaGTGAGAGGAGACAGGAcacgtggcagtagtgggg is part of the Pseudophryne corroboree isolate aPseCor3 unplaced genomic scaffold, aPseCor3.hap2 scaffold_759, whole genome shotgun sequence genome and encodes:
- the LOC135040793 gene encoding gastrula zinc finger protein XlCGF26.1-like, which codes for MGVDIPFNESRSVMMAALVSLEESREAAVESAKGVGIEDSCLPVDLSVFPCSIDAKCFTQNTKLITHQPAKAGEKPFPCSECGKCFTYKSALVTHQRRHTGEKPFPCAECGKCFTRKSQLVTHQRSHTGERPFPCSECGKCFTYKSALVTHQRRHTGEKPFPCAECGKCFTRKSQLVTHQRSHTGERPFPCSECGKCFTYKSTLDAHKRNHTGTSPFPCSECGKYFACKSQLVAHQRSHTGEKPFPCSECGKCFVWKSQLVIHQRSHTGEKPFPCSDCGKCFARKSVLVTHQRSHTGENPISCSECGKCFTRQSQLVRHQRSHTGERPFPCPECGKCFAHKSDLVFHQRNHTGEKPFSCSECAKCYTQKSQLVRHQRSHTGENPITCSECGKCFTWKSQLVKHQRSHTGEQPFPCSECGKCFAHKSYLIKHQRTHTGEKPFSCSECGKCFTQKSHLVRHQRSHTGEKPFPCAECGKCFTRKLQLVTHQRRHTGEKPF